Part of the Bryobacteraceae bacterium genome is shown below.
CGTGAAGATCGGCGCCACGCATTGCGGCATTTCCACCGGCGGCGACGGCGCGTCGCACCAGGCGAACGAGGATATCGCGATCATGCGGTCGTTCCCGAACATGACCGTGCTCGTGCCCGGCGACTACGAAGAAACGCGTCTGGCGACCCTCGCCGCCGCCGCGCACATCGGACCTGTCTACATCCGCGCCGGCCGCGACACCTACCCGGTAGTGCCGGAACTGCACGGGCCGTTCGAGATCGGCAAGGCGAAGATCCTGCGCGAAGGCGAAATCACGATTGTTTCGACCGGCATCATGACCGGCGAAGCGCTCGCCGCCGCGGGGACCCTCGCGGAAGAAGGCATCGCCGCCGGCGTCATCCACATGCCCACCGTGAAGCCGCTCGATGCCGCCGCGCTCGCGCAGGCCGCCCGCGGTTCGCGCGGCTTTGTGACGGCCGAGGAGCATTCGATCATCGGCGGTCTCGGCGAAGCTGTTTGCGCGGCGCTGGCCGAAATCGCCCCACGGCCAGTGGTGCGTATCGGCCTGCGCGACACGTTCGGCGAATCCGGTACGGCCGCCGAACTGCTCACCCGCTACGGCCTGCGCGC
Proteins encoded:
- a CDS encoding transketolase C-terminal domain-containing protein, producing MSDYRQTRQGYVDALIELARQRPDVLVLDADVAKATKTCDFEKLFPDRFFNCGVQEQDLMCVAAGLALEGFVPFATTFGVFASCRAGDQVRNAIAYPRVNVKIGATHCGISTGGDGASHQANEDIAIMRSFPNMTVLVPGDYEETRLATLAAAAHIGPVYIRAGRDTYPVVPELHGPFEIGKAKILREGEITIVSTGIMTGEALAAAGTLAEEGIAAGVIHMPTVKPLDAAALAQAARGSRGFVTAEEHSIIGGLGEAVCAALAEIAPRPVVRIGLRDTFGESGTAAELLTRYGLRAANIAEAVRRLAA